A stretch of DNA from Candidatus Sysuiplasma acidicola:
CTTACACGATGTTCAACGAAAACACCACGCTTGCTATCAGACTCTCCGCACTCAGATCCCCGCATCCCGGAACGGCCGTTATAGATATTGATGGCGTCGAGTATGACAGAATTCTTGACAGATATGTGTTCAGGACGGACCGATCCGGCGGAACAGCAGTTTCGCTATCAAAATAGATTTTAAGGTAGACCACGTGCTGCCATCGTTGAAACATGAAAGCAATTGTCGTTAAACCCGGCACGCCCGGCGTCATGCTGAACGAAAAAAAGGAACCTTCGCAGACAGACGGTCAGGTTCTGCTCACTCCGAGGCTGGTAGGCATATGCGGTACTGACAGGGAGATAATTTCCGCTTATTACGGCGAGGCGCCTGCTGGCGAACAGTTCCTTGCAATCGGACACGAATCACTCTGCACCGTAGCAGATCCGGGCAGCAGCACACTGCGCAGGGGCAGCCTGGTCGTTCCCACTGTGAGACGCGGATGCGGCCAGTGCTGGAGCTGTCTTCACGGCCAGTCTGACATGTGCTTCACCGGGAAATACAGGGAAAGGGGAATCAAGCAGCTGGACGGTTACAATTCCGAAGTTGTCGCCGAAGTGCCTGAGTACATCGCCGAAGTGCCCGCGGACTTAGGCGATGCAGCAGTGCTTACAGAACCTATGACGATTGGCGAAAAGGCAATCATTCAGGCTGTCGGACTGCAGCAGAGGGTGAGATGGGAGTGCGACGGCGATTATTCATGCAGAAAGGCGCTCGTGCTCGGGACGGGCCCCGTCGGCATGCTCGCGGCTCTCGCGGCAAAAATCAGGGGATTTCAGGTGTGGGCAGCCGACCGGCATGATGACAGCACATTGCACGCAGGCATACTGAAGAGCGCTGGCGTAACGCACATAGACAGCCGTACACAGGGCATTGTTGAGTTCGCAAAGACGATCGGCAATTTCGATTTTATTATTGAAGCAACAGGAGATGCAGTGGTCGGCCTCGATACCGTTCCGGCTCTTTCGCCGAACGGCATTATGGCACTGACTGGCATCCCGGGCGGTGCACAAACATACCAGATGCCTGCAGTGCAGATCATGCGCTCGCTTGTTCTCAATAACGCTCTTGTCGTAGGTATCGTCAATGCAAACCTGAGCTATTTCAAGGCAGCGCTTTATGATATGGTTGAAATAAACAGAAGATATCCGGGTATACTCGAGAAGATGGTAACACACCGGTTCGGGCCCGAGGATTTCTCATCCGCATACTCTCTGAGAGGGCATGAGTCGGTGAAGGTTGTAATCGACTGGACGAAACAGTGATTTGAATGCCAAGGGATCTGCCGATAGGCAACGGAAAATTGCTCGTAGCCTTTGACGGCGATTATACAATCAGGGATATTTACTACCCGCATGTCGGCAGCGAAAATCATTCCGTAGGACACATGTTCAGGGTCGGTGTGTGGGTCAACGGGGCATTCAGCTGGACAAATTCACCCGGCTGGGAAAAGACTCTGCGCTATGTCCAGGATACGCTTGTCTGCGATGTGACGCTCAGGAACGATGCGCTTGGCGTTGAGCTGCATTTTCGCGATGCGGTAGACTTCGTCATCGACGCACTGGTCAGAAAAATCGAAGTGAAGAGAGTGGCCGGAAACGATGCGGAAGTCAGACTGTTTTTCCATCATGATTTTCATCTGTACGGCAATGACATTGGCGACACGGCATTTTTCGACCCGCAGCTGAATGTCGTCATACATTACAAGGGAAGGCGATATTTTCTCACAGACGCTGGCGCGGACGACGGAGCAGGCATAAGCATGTTTGCCTGCGGCCAGAAGGAGATGGAAGGCAGGGAGGGAACTTGGCGCGATGCAGAGGACGGTATGCTTTCCGGCAACACGATATCGCAGGGCTCAGTGGATTCAGTCATCGGCATTACCTTCCGCGTGCCGGCAAACGGCAGCAGGAGCGGTTACTACTACATGCTTGCCGGCGAGGATTATGACAGTGTGGACAGGCTTCAGAATCTTGTCAGGTCGAGGGGTGTTGACAGGTTCATAGAGAGGACGGCCAATTACTGGCGCCTCTGGTGCACGAAGGAGAAGAAAGACTTCATGGATCTGCCGCCGGAAATAGAGCAACTGTACAGGAGGAGTCTGCTGGCGATCGCCACAAACATAGACAGCCAGGGCGGCGTCATCGCGGCCAACGACACCGATCTGCTCAGATTCAACAGGGACACTTACAGCTATGTCTGGCCGAGAGACGGGGCTCTGGTTTCTCTTGCCATGGACAATGCAGGTTATTCATCCACTTCTTCAATGTTTTACCAGTTCTGCGCCGGTGTGATAAGTCACAGGG
This window harbors:
- a CDS encoding glucose 1-dehydrogenase, producing the protein MKAIVVKPGTPGVMLNEKKEPSQTDGQVLLTPRLVGICGTDREIISAYYGEAPAGEQFLAIGHESLCTVADPGSSTLRRGSLVVPTVRRGCGQCWSCLHGQSDMCFTGKYRERGIKQLDGYNSEVVAEVPEYIAEVPADLGDAAVLTEPMTIGEKAIIQAVGLQQRVRWECDGDYSCRKALVLGTGPVGMLAALAAKIRGFQVWAADRHDDSTLHAGILKSAGVTHIDSRTQGIVEFAKTIGNFDFIIEATGDAVVGLDTVPALSPNGIMALTGIPGGAQTYQMPAVQIMRSLVLNNALVVGIVNANLSYFKAALYDMVEINRRYPGILEKMVTHRFGPEDFSSAYSLRGHESVKVVIDWTKQ
- a CDS encoding glycoside hydrolase family 15 protein, which translates into the protein MPRDLPIGNGKLLVAFDGDYTIRDIYYPHVGSENHSVGHMFRVGVWVNGAFSWTNSPGWEKTLRYVQDTLVCDVTLRNDALGVELHFRDAVDFVIDALVRKIEVKRVAGNDAEVRLFFHHDFHLYGNDIGDTAFFDPQLNVVIHYKGRRYFLTDAGADDGAGISMFACGQKEMEGREGTWRDAEDGMLSGNTISQGSVDSVIGITFRVPANGSRSGYYYMLAGEDYDSVDRLQNLVRSRGVDRFIERTANYWRLWCTKEKKDFMDLPPEIEQLYRRSLLAIATNIDSQGGVIAANDTDLLRFNRDTYSYVWPRDGALVSLAMDNAGYSSTSSMFYQFCAGVISHRGYFLQKYNPDGSFASSWHPWALGGKPSLPIQEDETSLVLHALWNHFERYRDVEFFKPLYRRLIKNAADFIASYVDSSTGLSVDSYDLWEERRGVFTFTCSANYAGLVAASRFCSSFGEEDVAARYSSVAASLKKAMIANLYSHEDGRFLRGLICDEGSTPKRDNAVDASLSGIFLFGVLEPDDPMVAGTMKAIKDKLWVRGGIGGVARYDGDMYQRSADSTDVQGNPWFICTLWLADWYTAVAKDRKSLAKALELLKWTTQHALPSGILAEQIHPGTGYPLSVSPLTWSHAAFIDAVDRYLEKAGRLGDVN